One Methylomonas sp. LL1 DNA segment encodes these proteins:
- a CDS encoding heavy metal translocating P-type ATPase produces MSNCKQTEKTCCCSSEKQDTTQPKPSNSPCGMTFKVEGLDCAEEVATLKSAIGPLVGGSDKLAFDVLNGRMTLLSDAEPVTEKAIIKAVAATGMKAVPWQPGQTEADAQQLHRSKTVYTVLSGLFIVAGMIIHIAMAEGLANLQTVFGLQGNVELQWNVVTRYLHSLLNAHAQLAMPLPEKIAFGLAVACGARHVIVKAFYALKRLRADMNLLMTIAVIGALFIDEWFEAATVSFLFSLSLAIESWSIGRARHAVEALLDLAPSTVRVKDESGQECIISAAEVSIGSRFILAPGDKIPLDGEVFRGSSSVNQAPITGESMPVAKQVGDEVFAGSINVEGTLEIRSTKLVSDTTLAQITRMVGEAHGKRAEVEQWVEKFARIYTPVVMLVALAMCVIPPLFFEGVWDEWFYHALVLLVIACPCALVISTPVSIVAALACAARQGILIKGGTYIEAPASIQAFAFDKTGTLTCGEPIVTGVYPFNSHSEEELMSRAAALEARSNHPLAKAILRHTEKLGIRVASADNVSVLPGKGVTGLFNGTDYWLGSRRYLLERSQEIPKISDKAIALEQTGQTVIAIGNDRHICGLIAVADQPRAEIKSILQALRRTGVKHLAMLTGDNQVTANNIAAQIGIDEVYAELLPADKVEIVGQMVEQYGQVAMIGDGVNDAPALGRANLGIAMGVLGSDAAIEIADIALMGDDLSKLPWLIRHSKRTLSIIRQNITFALTIKAVFAVLAFAGVATLWEAIAADTGASLLVVANGLRLLQPKNTAI; encoded by the coding sequence ATGAGTAACTGCAAGCAAACAGAAAAAACCTGCTGTTGTTCTAGCGAGAAGCAAGATACCACCCAACCGAAGCCATCAAACTCGCCGTGTGGCATGACCTTCAAGGTCGAAGGTCTGGATTGCGCCGAAGAAGTCGCCACCTTGAAAAGTGCGATAGGGCCATTAGTGGGCGGTAGTGACAAGCTGGCCTTCGATGTATTAAACGGGCGCATGACGCTGTTATCTGATGCGGAGCCTGTGACGGAAAAAGCTATCATAAAGGCGGTTGCCGCAACTGGGATGAAAGCAGTTCCTTGGCAACCCGGTCAGACAGAGGCCGATGCCCAGCAACTGCATCGTTCGAAGACCGTTTATACCGTACTCAGCGGTTTGTTTATCGTAGCAGGCATGATCATTCATATCGCCATGGCCGAAGGTTTAGCGAATCTGCAAACCGTTTTCGGCCTGCAAGGCAATGTTGAACTGCAATGGAACGTGGTGACTCGCTATCTGCACAGCTTATTGAATGCTCACGCTCAGTTGGCAATGCCGCTGCCTGAAAAAATAGCCTTTGGCCTAGCCGTGGCTTGCGGTGCTCGGCATGTGATTGTAAAGGCGTTTTATGCCTTGAAACGCTTACGGGCGGATATGAATTTGCTAATGACGATTGCCGTGATTGGTGCCTTATTCATCGATGAGTGGTTCGAAGCGGCCACCGTCAGCTTCCTGTTTTCACTGTCTCTGGCGATTGAAAGCTGGAGTATTGGCCGCGCCCGGCATGCCGTCGAAGCCTTGCTGGATTTAGCGCCATCGACGGTTAGGGTCAAGGATGAAAGCGGACAGGAATGCATAATATCTGCCGCAGAAGTCAGTATAGGCAGCCGCTTCATTCTCGCACCAGGCGATAAAATCCCGCTCGATGGCGAAGTGTTCCGAGGTTCCAGCTCGGTCAATCAGGCGCCGATTACCGGTGAAAGCATGCCGGTTGCCAAGCAAGTGGGTGACGAGGTATTTGCAGGAAGCATTAATGTTGAAGGCACATTGGAAATCCGATCCACCAAGCTGGTTTCGGATACCACCCTGGCGCAGATTACCCGTATGGTGGGCGAAGCCCATGGTAAGCGAGCCGAGGTCGAGCAATGGGTCGAGAAATTTGCGCGTATTTATACCCCGGTCGTGATGCTGGTAGCGTTAGCGATGTGCGTCATTCCGCCCTTATTTTTCGAAGGCGTCTGGGATGAATGGTTTTACCACGCATTAGTTTTGTTGGTCATAGCCTGCCCATGCGCGTTAGTGATTTCGACGCCGGTGAGCATTGTCGCTGCGTTGGCCTGTGCTGCCAGGCAAGGCATTCTGATCAAAGGCGGTACTTATATTGAAGCACCCGCATCCATTCAGGCTTTTGCTTTTGACAAGACCGGCACATTGACCTGCGGTGAACCCATTGTTACCGGTGTCTACCCGTTCAATAGTCATAGTGAAGAAGAGCTAATGTCCCGTGCTGCTGCCCTTGAGGCGCGTAGCAATCATCCGCTGGCAAAAGCCATATTACGTCACACAGAAAAACTCGGTATCCGTGTAGCCAGTGCCGACAATGTGTCGGTGTTGCCCGGTAAAGGTGTTACCGGGCTATTCAATGGCACGGATTACTGGCTGGGATCGCGTCGTTATCTATTGGAACGAAGTCAGGAAATCCCCAAAATCAGTGACAAAGCCATTGCCCTAGAACAGACCGGACAAACCGTGATTGCGATTGGCAATGATCGACACATCTGCGGCTTGATTGCGGTTGCCGATCAACCCCGCGCAGAGATCAAATCGATTTTACAGGCCTTGAGACGGACGGGTGTTAAACACCTGGCCATGTTGACCGGTGACAATCAGGTAACCGCCAATAACATCGCTGCCCAAATCGGTATCGATGAGGTATACGCCGAATTGTTGCCAGCAGATAAAGTGGAAATCGTTGGTCAAATGGTCGAGCAATACGGACAGGTGGCGATGATTGGCGATGGTGTCAACGATGCACCGGCGCTAGGGCGGGCCAATCTGGGCATTGCCATGGGAGTATTAGGTTCGGATGCGGCTATCGAAATAGCCGATATCGCCTTAATGGGCGATGATCTGTCCAAGTTGCCTTGGCTGATCAGGCATTCCAAGCGAACATTATCGATCATTCGGCAGAATATAACCTTTGCGCTGACGATCAAGGCGGTTTTCGCCGTGCTCGCCTTTGCCGGTGTGGCGACCTTGTGGGAAGCCATCGCCGCCGACACGGGGGCGTCACTATTAGTCGTCGCCAATGGCTTACGGCTGCTTCAGCCTAAAAATACTGCGATTTAA